A stretch of Faecalibacterium duncaniae DNA encodes these proteins:
- a CDS encoding spore germination protein, producing MEQLSSHLAANLAELNARFGRSADFYAKELELYHCKGAIVLFDGMASLKGLWQLLLDAASRRTPPGPAEQLTGEQVFALLFEHSALPAEPAPVENWDALIQRLTAGMAVLLLDGCAKGIAFSVQSLNARSVDEPAGEGNLSGSREGFADLLRVNTSLLRRCFRNDALVIEINQADCEMKTEYALCYCRDTADPKAVQKVRQTLQRARPQLLLDSSYFVPWLFPCKIRTFAPVRYTERPIVAAAKLREGKFVILVNGSPSALILPTLFCENFECLDDYAGTAYFASFLRVLKYISFYLSIFLPGVFVCWAVYLPELLPPQLLFKIEAAEQATPLPLFGEMLLVILMLEIIREAGLRMPQTLGHSVSLIAALIIGDAAIAAGLMSTPVILTAAAASIAVFVTPSLYEVATVLRLVVLLAAGVAGPVGLAACALGVLFGLTRVSALGVPYLRDAVFPEVPLSPDGVTRRSYPKLSRQPFTIWQKRGG from the coding sequence ATGGAACAGCTTTCCAGCCATCTGGCGGCAAACCTTGCGGAGCTTAACGCTAGGTTTGGCCGATCGGCAGATTTTTATGCGAAGGAGCTTGAGCTTTACCACTGCAAAGGAGCCATCGTTCTGTTTGATGGGATGGCCAGCCTGAAAGGGCTGTGGCAGCTGCTGCTGGATGCCGCCAGCCGCCGCACACCGCCCGGCCCGGCAGAACAGCTGACCGGGGAACAGGTGTTTGCGCTGTTGTTTGAGCACTCCGCACTGCCCGCAGAGCCTGCCCCTGTGGAGAACTGGGATGCCCTGATCCAGCGGCTGACGGCGGGCATGGCAGTGCTTTTGCTGGACGGATGCGCAAAAGGTATTGCCTTTTCGGTGCAGAGCCTGAACGCCCGCTCGGTGGATGAACCGGCAGGGGAGGGGAATCTCAGCGGCTCCCGGGAAGGCTTTGCGGATCTGCTCCGGGTGAATACCAGCCTGCTGCGGCGGTGCTTCCGCAATGATGCTCTGGTCATTGAGATCAATCAAGCCGATTGTGAGATGAAAACGGAGTATGCTCTCTGTTACTGCCGGGATACGGCAGACCCAAAAGCAGTGCAAAAGGTGCGGCAGACTTTACAGCGGGCCAGGCCGCAGCTGCTTTTGGATTCCAGCTACTTTGTGCCATGGCTCTTTCCCTGTAAGATCCGCACATTTGCTCCTGTGCGCTATACCGAACGGCCTATTGTGGCAGCGGCAAAGCTGCGAGAGGGGAAATTCGTCATTCTGGTCAATGGCAGCCCCTCAGCGCTGATCCTGCCCACCCTGTTCTGCGAAAACTTTGAATGCCTGGATGACTATGCAGGAACGGCCTATTTTGCATCCTTTCTGCGGGTGCTGAAATATATCTCGTTCTATCTGAGCATTTTCCTACCGGGCGTGTTCGTCTGCTGGGCAGTCTACCTGCCAGAACTCCTGCCGCCCCAGCTGCTGTTCAAAATCGAGGCCGCCGAGCAGGCAACGCCGCTGCCGCTGTTTGGGGAAATGCTTCTGGTGATCCTGATGTTGGAGATCATCCGAGAGGCTGGCCTGCGGATGCCCCAGACCCTGGGGCACTCTGTCAGCCTGATCGCTGCCCTCATCATCGGGGATGCCGCCATTGCCGCCGGACTGATGAGCACACCGGTCATCCTGACCGCTGCTGCCGCGTCCATTGCGGTGTTCGTCACGCCATCGCTGTATGAGGTGGCAACCGTTCTGCGGCTGGTGGTGCTGCTGGCAGCAGGGGTGGCTGGCCCGGTGGGACTTGCCGCCTGCGCACTGGGCGTGTTATTCGGGCTGACCCGGGTCTCGGCGCTGGGTGTGCCCTACCTGCGGGATGCCGTATTTCCCGAGGTGCCGCTCTCGCCGGACGGAGTGACCCGGCGCAGCTACCCAAAACTTTCCCGGCAGCCCTTTACCATTTGGCAAAAACGAGGTGGTTGA
- the nrdR gene encoding transcriptional regulator NrdR has translation MKCPYCGDEESKVIDSRPTEDGERIRRRRECLRCRMRFTTYEVVETVPLIVIKKDNSREPFDRQKLLNAMLRACAKRPVSYDALERAVSSIEQSLMSSYDREVSSVRIGELTMQELKKIDEVAYVRFASVYQQFADVESFFTELKKLMGDRKEKN, from the coding sequence ATGAAATGTCCCTATTGCGGCGATGAGGAATCCAAGGTCATCGATTCCCGCCCGACCGAAGACGGTGAGCGGATCCGCCGCCGCCGTGAGTGTCTGCGCTGCCGCATGCGGTTTACGACCTATGAAGTGGTGGAGACCGTCCCGCTGATCGTCATCAAAAAGGATAACTCCCGTGAGCCTTTTGATCGTCAGAAGCTGCTCAACGCAATGCTGCGGGCCTGCGCCAAGCGCCCGGTGAGCTACGATGCACTGGAACGGGCTGTCAGCAGCATTGAGCAAAGCCTGATGAGCTCCTATGACCGCGAGGTGTCCAGTGTGCGCATTGGTGAACTGACCATGCAGGAGCTGAAAAAGATCGATGAAGTGGCCTATGTCCGCTTTGCTTCGGTTTACCAGCAGTTTGCCGATGTCGAGAGCTTTTTCACGGAGCTGAAAAAACTGATGGGCGACCGCAAAGAGAAAAACTAA
- a CDS encoding sensor histidine kinase, producing MKPQSMEEKISYRLFFMGFVGLVCTAVLCLFVFHKAFREQAWTSLEHQADLVSAGYEQLSSPDQLSVFVNGDLRITLIAADGSVVFESATDQQMENHLSRPEIQQAMREGVGRNCRDSQTMGYETYYYAMLLPGGDILRVAQDSETIWSIYDAALPAIILSCILMMGAAALIAGLLTRSLVQPILKMTDDLEHIQENVPYRELIPFAESIHSDRLLRENNEKMRQDFTANVSHELKTPLTSISGYAELIETGIAKPADVPEFGRKIHVEASRMIQLVNDILQLSHLDSVSETHAQPDMETVDLLDVAKDCVERQKLNAQRSFISLTYLGESARVLGNRDQLDELCQNLCDNAIRYNRPGGKVQLITSCTRDGHCTLTVKDNGIGIPKDAQSSVFERFYRVDKSRSKATGGTGLGLAIVKHIARIHNARIKLESEVNVGTTITVVFETAH from the coding sequence ATGAAACCGCAGAGCATGGAAGAAAAAATCAGTTACCGGCTGTTTTTCATGGGCTTCGTCGGTCTGGTCTGCACCGCCGTGCTCTGTCTCTTCGTCTTTCACAAAGCGTTCCGGGAACAGGCGTGGACCTCGCTGGAGCATCAGGCTGATCTGGTTTCCGCCGGATACGAGCAGCTTTCCTCTCCGGATCAGCTCTCCGTGTTCGTCAACGGAGACCTGCGCATTACCCTGATCGCAGCAGATGGCAGTGTGGTGTTCGAATCCGCCACTGACCAGCAGATGGAAAACCATCTGTCCCGCCCGGAGATCCAGCAGGCCATGCGGGAGGGTGTAGGCCGTAACTGCCGCGATTCCCAGACCATGGGGTACGAGACCTACTATTACGCCATGCTGCTGCCCGGCGGCGATATCCTGCGTGTGGCCCAGGATTCTGAGACCATCTGGTCAATCTACGACGCGGCCCTGCCCGCCATCATCCTGAGCTGCATCCTGATGATGGGTGCCGCAGCGCTGATTGCCGGGCTGCTGACCCGCAGTCTTGTCCAGCCCATTCTGAAAATGACGGATGACCTTGAGCACATTCAGGAAAACGTTCCCTACCGGGAACTCATCCCCTTTGCTGAGAGCATCCATTCTGATCGGCTGCTCCGGGAAAACAACGAGAAAATGCGGCAGGATTTCACGGCCAATGTCAGCCACGAGCTGAAAACGCCGCTGACCAGTATTTCCGGCTATGCGGAACTCATTGAGACCGGCATTGCCAAACCCGCCGATGTGCCCGAGTTTGGCCGGAAGATCCATGTAGAAGCCAGCCGGATGATCCAGCTGGTGAACGACATCCTGCAGCTGTCGCACCTGGACAGCGTCAGCGAGACCCATGCACAGCCCGACATGGAAACGGTCGATCTGCTGGACGTGGCCAAGGATTGTGTGGAACGTCAGAAACTGAACGCGCAGCGCTCCTTCATCTCCCTGACCTATCTGGGCGAGAGTGCCAGAGTGCTTGGCAACCGGGATCAGCTGGATGAGCTGTGCCAGAACCTATGCGACAACGCCATCCGCTACAATCGACCCGGCGGCAAGGTTCAGCTCATCACCTCCTGCACCCGGGACGGCCATTGTACCCTGACCGTCAAGGATAACGGCATCGGTATCCCGAAAGACGCGCAATCCAGCGTGTTCGAACGCTTCTACCGGGTGGATAAGAGCCGGAGCAAGGCCACCGGCGGCACCGGTCTGGGGCTGGCAATTGTCAAACACATTGCCCGCATCCACAACGCCCGCATCAAGTTGGAAAGCGAAGTGAACGTTGGCACCACCATCACCGTCGTTTTTGAGACCGCCCACTAA
- a CDS encoding DUF4363 family protein, which yields MKRIYVCIGIVVLLLAAAFYSSFRVQQFAEDISDDIDTAMEDIRNSDLTGARQALAEGAELCDTMREGMNHLLRTQDFTELEAALRAADGHLELNAPEEAFGELRRAQVQVETLAWLSHRIL from the coding sequence ATGAAACGTATTTATGTCTGCATTGGCATCGTAGTCCTGCTGCTGGCGGCAGCCTTTTACAGCAGCTTCCGGGTACAGCAATTCGCCGAGGATATCTCCGATGACATCGACACCGCCATGGAGGATATCCGGAACAGCGATCTGACCGGTGCGCGGCAGGCACTGGCCGAAGGAGCCGAGCTCTGCGACACCATGCGGGAAGGCATGAACCACCTGCTCCGCACGCAGGACTTCACGGAGCTGGAAGCCGCCCTGCGTGCTGCCGATGGCCATCTGGAACTGAATGCGCCCGAGGAAGCCTTCGGGGAACTGCGCCGGGCGCAGGTTCAGGTAGAGACCCTGGCCTGGCTCTCTCATCGTATTCTTTGA
- a CDS encoding DUF421 domain-containing protein: MKLLIFRTILIYLCVLFAMRLMGKRQLGELQPEELVSTILISNLASISIESEEVPVTASLIPLFLIAALELLGSILSFRSQRFFNLMSGRPKTVILNGEIDQNALRTLRLTAADLMEALRGKDVFDPRDVSYAVVETNGSLSVALRPEKEPATLADLGARVQRAQATIPFVLDGQVLAENLTICGKDAAWLERTAQANSLLLEEILILAGNDTEDYFLLKKEPRQTAGLRQGGAA; encoded by the coding sequence TTGAAACTCTTGATCTTCCGTACCATCCTGATCTATCTCTGCGTCCTGTTTGCCATGCGGCTGATGGGCAAACGTCAGTTGGGGGAACTGCAGCCTGAGGAACTGGTGTCCACCATCCTCATCTCCAATCTTGCTTCCATCTCCATTGAATCTGAAGAAGTGCCGGTCACAGCCAGTCTGATTCCCCTCTTTCTCATTGCAGCGCTGGAGCTGCTGGGATCAATCCTCAGCTTCAGAAGTCAGCGCTTTTTCAACCTGATGTCCGGGCGGCCCAAAACCGTCATCCTGAATGGTGAGATCGATCAGAACGCCCTGCGCACCCTGCGGCTGACTGCCGCCGATCTGATGGAGGCGCTGCGCGGCAAAGATGTGTTCGACCCCCGGGATGTTTCCTATGCGGTCGTGGAGACCAACGGCAGTCTCTCAGTGGCTCTGCGCCCGGAAAAGGAACCGGCTACCCTCGCCGACCTTGGGGCAAGGGTACAGCGGGCACAGGCCACCATCCCCTTTGTGCTGGACGGGCAGGTGCTTGCCGAAAACCTGACCATCTGCGGCAAGGATGCTGCCTGGCTGGAACGCACCGCACAGGCCAACAGCCTGCTTCTGGAAGAGATCCTGATCCTGGCGGGCAACGATACCGAGGATTATTTTCTGCTGAAAAAGGAGCCTCGTCAAACGGCGGGGCTCCGGCAAGGGGGGGCGGCATGA